The following nucleotide sequence is from Nitratidesulfovibrio termitidis HI1.
ACGAATTCCTCGCCCATCTTGGCTTCCGCCGCCGCGCGCGACACGATGAGGCCCGCCGCCGTGGAAACGATGATGGAAGGAATGGTGGCCACCAGACCGTCGCCGATGGACAGCAGGGTGTAGGTGGTCAGCGCGTCGCGCCACTCCATGTCCTTCTGGAACACGCCAAGCAGGATGCCGCCGATGACGTTGATCATCGTGATGAACATGCCTGCGTTCACGTCCCCCTGCACGAACTTGCCCGCGCCGTCCATGGCGCCGTAGAAGTCGGCTTCCTTGCGGATGTTGGTACGGCGGGCGGTGGCTTCTTCCTCGTCGATGAGCCCGGCGTTCAGGTCGGCCTCGATGGCCATCTGCTTGCCGGGCATGGCGTCCAGGGTGAAGCGCGCGGCCACTTCGGCGATGCGCGTGGTGCCCGCGGTGATGACGATCTTGTTCAGGATGAACAGGATCATGAAGATGACCGCACCGATGACGTAGTTGCCGCCCACCACGAACTCGCCGAAGGCCTGGATGACCTGGCCCGCCGCGTCGGTGCCTTCGTCGCCGTGCAGCAGGATGAGGCGGGTGGAGGCCACGTTGAGCGCGAGGCGCAACAGGGTGGTGACCAGCAGCAACGACGGAAAGATGGAAAATTCCAGCGGCGAGAGCATGAACATGGAGGTGACCAGGATCACCAGCGACAACGAGATGCTGAGCGAAAGCAGCATGTCCAGGAAGAACGTGGGCAGCGGCACCAGCATCACGAACAGGATCGTGACGACGCCACCCGCCAGCAGCAGGTCGCCCTGCCTGGCGAAGCGCTGGTAGTCGATCTTGGGGGCGTATCCTGGTTTGGCAGCCATGTTCTTGACACCTTCCGGAATGGACCGGGTTTCGCTTCAGGTTCTCAGCGCGGGGGCTACGATGCGCGGCCCGCCTTGAATTTCCACAGGCTGGCCAGCACGGTGGCAACGGCCTGGAACAGTTCGGCGGGAATCATGTCGCCGACCTCCACCGCTTTATACAAAGCCTGTGCCAGCGGCTTGTTCTCGCGGATGGGCACGCCGTGTTCGCGGGCCACTTCCTTGATCTTCTGGGCCAGGTTGTCCGCGCCCTTGGCCAGCACGATGGGGGCCGGGGCCTCGGTGGCGTCGTAACGCAGGGCGATGGCGAAGTGGGTGGGGTTGGTGATGACCACGTCGGCCTTGGGCACGTCCTGCAGCATGCGCTTGGCCATCATCTGCATCATCTTGCGGCGCTGCTGGGCGCGGATCACGGGGTCGCCTTCGGCCTGCTTGCGCTCGTCCTTGGTTTCGTCCTTGGTCATCTTCAGGTTTTCCTCATAGCTCCAGCGGGTGTACCAGAAGTCCGCTATGGCTATGATGAACATGGGCACCAGGGCGTAGCGCACCATGTCCCACCCGGTTTTCAGCATGTACGCGCTGATCCCCTGGGCATCGGCGTAGTACAGGGGCAGAAAGTTGTGCATCTCGCGCCGGATGATGATGTACGGCGCAACGCCGATGAACACGGCCTGCAACAGGCTCTTGCCCAGGCGCACGAATGTTTCGGGCGAGGCGAACATGCGCTTGAGTGCCGCAATGATGTTGAAGCGCGACCAGTTGAACTTGAAGACCTCGGTGGTCCACAGCTTGCCCACCTGCAACCGCAGCACCAGCCATGCGGTGAACCCGATGAACAGCATGATGGGCAGCAGCATGGCCGCCAGTTCTCCGGCCAGCCACATGAGCAGCTTGATGACGTTCTGCTGGTTGGGATTGAACCCGAAGGCGTTGCCCAGGAAATGCCGGAAGATGGTCTGCATGTCCTTGGCCAGGAAGTCTATGTAGAACAGAAGGCCCACCGAGCCTGCCAGGATGGTCAGGGCCTTGGTGAGTTCTTGCGATTTCGGGACGTTGCCCTTGCCGCGGGCCTTTTTGCGACGTTTCGGCGTCGCTTTTTCGGTCTTGCTCGGATCGCGCTGCGCCATGGCAGCCCTCCGTCAGGGTTCCGTCCGCGCCCGCCCGGGCGGGGGACGCGTGGCGGGTGGTCAGCGGTTCATCTCGGCAGCGGTTCAGCGGTTCAGCAGGGGGCTGGCCGCCTGCAACAGGTGCAGCATCATGGGGTCCATGCCCACGATGAATTCGCGGATCTTGTCGGCCATGATGGTGAACAGCATGCCGATGAAGAAAAAGCCCACGGCGATCTTGAGCGGAAAGCCGATCATCAGCAGGTTCATCTGCGGGGCGGCGCGGGCCATCAGCGCCAGCGCCAGTTCCACCAGAAACAGCGAAACCAGCACCGGCGCGGCGATCTTGACGGCCAGCACGAACATGGAGCCGGACAGGGCCAGGACTTCCTTCACCAGCGGGGGGGTAAGCAGCAGGCCGCCCGCGGGCACCAGTTCGAAGGTGCGCACGAAGGCCCGCAGCATGTACAGGTGCCCGTCCAGCGCCAGAAAGCTGAGCATGGCCACCATGTACAGCAGGTGCGAGGTGATGCTGACGCTGGCCCCGGTCAGCGGGTCGGCCAGGGTGATCATGGTGAAGCCCATCTGGGTGGCCAGCATCTGGCCGCCGGTCTGGATGCCCGCGAACAGGAAGTGCACGGTCATGCCCAGCATCAGGCCCATGACCAGTTCGCCCGCCAGCAGCACGATGAGCGAAAAGGGGTGCGTGGGCATCAACCCGCCCGGCAGGGACACGTGCGGCCACAGCGCCAGGGTGAACACCATGCACAGGGCCACCTTGACCTGCATGGGCGCCGCGTCGCCCCCGAAGAAAGGCAGCAGGAACAGCACCAGGCTCACCCGCATGAAGGTAAGCAGAAAGCTGAGCATGGCGGCGGCGTCGAACGCGAAGATATCCATGCGCGCGGCACAGCAAGATGCGGGCCATGCCGCCGGATCGGGCGGCTGAGGACATTGGGCCGCAAGGCCCCGACGGCATCCCGTAGGTCTGATGAGGATCGCGGCGGCATGTACGGCGCGGTGACGGAGCGGCCGCGGAACCGGCCATGGCCAAAAACCCGTCACGGGCGGAACCGGCCGCCACACCCCCCACCCATCCCCCTGGCCCGGCAACCGCGCTGGACACAAGCCCCCTTCGAAGGCATCTTGGGGGCATGCTCGGCACCCCCATGCATTCCGGCGGGGGCGCCCCCACTCTCTACGGTGAGATCATGCCCGACACACCCGCGCCCGATACACGAAATACGCCCCACGCCACCGGCGGCCCGGCAGATGCGGACGCCCCCGGCACCCCCAGTTCCCCAGGCCCCGGCTCCCCCACCCCACCGCCACCGCCGCCTGGCCAATCTGGACATTCTGGGCAATCTGGCCCGACGCCCCCTCCCGGCGGCCCGGCCTGCCCGGTGCCCCCGCGCGGCCTGGGCGACAAGCTGCTGTGCGCCGCCCTGCCCTTCGTGGAAAGCCTGCGCGGCTATTCCATGCAGGCCTTGCGGGCCGACGTGCTGGCCGCGCTGACCGTGGCCGTGGTGGCCCTGCCCCAGTCCATGGCCTATGCGGTCATTGCCGGGGTGCATCCCAAATACGGGCTGTACGCGGCCATCGTGCCGGTGATCGTGGCCGCCCTGTGGGGGGCCTCGCGCTACCTCATCGCGGGCCCCACCAACGCCATCGCCATGCTGCTCTTCGCCACCATGGCCGAAACCGTGGTCAACGGCGCACCCCTGTCAGCCCTGCCGGAAGAAACGCGCATGGCCTACGTGTTCGGCGTGGCCATCCTGGCCGGGCTGCTGCAGGTGGTCATGGGACTCGCCCGGCTGGGCGAACTGGTGCACTTCATCTCCCATTCGGTGATGGTGGGCTTTACCGCCGGGGCGGCGGTGCTCATTGCCGTGGGGCAGCTCAAGAACCTGCTGGGCGTCAGCATCGGCAACGCGCCCTCGTTCGTGGAACTGGTGCTGTCCACCCTGCGCC
It contains:
- the flhB gene encoding flagellar biosynthesis protein FlhB, translated to MAQRDPSKTEKATPKRRKKARGKGNVPKSQELTKALTILAGSVGLLFYIDFLAKDMQTIFRHFLGNAFGFNPNQQNVIKLLMWLAGELAAMLLPIMLFIGFTAWLVLRLQVGKLWTTEVFKFNWSRFNIIAALKRMFASPETFVRLGKSLLQAVFIGVAPYIIIRREMHNFLPLYYADAQGISAYMLKTGWDMVRYALVPMFIIAIADFWYTRWSYEENLKMTKDETKDERKQAEGDPVIRAQQRRKMMQMMAKRMLQDVPKADVVITNPTHFAIALRYDATEAPAPIVLAKGADNLAQKIKEVAREHGVPIRENKPLAQALYKAVEVGDMIPAELFQAVATVLASLWKFKAGRAS
- the fliR gene encoding flagellar biosynthetic protein FliR; amino-acid sequence: MDIFAFDAAAMLSFLLTFMRVSLVLFLLPFFGGDAAPMQVKVALCMVFTLALWPHVSLPGGLMPTHPFSLIVLLAGELVMGLMLGMTVHFLFAGIQTGGQMLATQMGFTMITLADPLTGASVSITSHLLYMVAMLSFLALDGHLYMLRAFVRTFELVPAGGLLLTPPLVKEVLALSGSMFVLAVKIAAPVLVSLFLVELALALMARAAPQMNLLMIGFPLKIAVGFFFIGMLFTIMADKIREFIVGMDPMMLHLLQAASPLLNR